The Devosia sp. YIM 151766 genome includes a region encoding these proteins:
- a CDS encoding RidA family protein: MSYDINPFPAQDADRHAIWEMLVRRDIEAYLDLDWDRHALDFDASLFFGIDGLRSSNPDSWRPLYPGLDVYAESWLAAARAGAAANYAEDRRMATFRCTILRDIDIKGDLAIAHKKFDGMIALSDGTFDALNWQTIYICRRVDGVWKIGGFLGYLPNPMGSAVQAAAPAIRAPESSQHDTAGPYSPVLEVTPSKLVVISGQVGVGRDGKLIETDFAGQARATLANCAAQLAAAGCTLADVFKVNCYVTDLADWPAFNAIYREIMPAPLPVRTTVQAGLLEDFRIEIEMWAAKK, from the coding sequence ATGTCCTACGATATCAACCCCTTTCCAGCACAGGATGCCGACCGCCACGCCATCTGGGAAATGCTGGTCCGGCGCGACATCGAGGCCTATCTCGATCTCGATTGGGACCGGCATGCGCTGGATTTCGACGCGTCGCTGTTCTTCGGCATCGACGGGCTTAGAAGCAGCAATCCGGATAGCTGGCGCCCGCTTTATCCGGGGCTTGACGTCTATGCGGAGAGCTGGCTGGCGGCGGCGCGGGCCGGAGCGGCGGCAAATTATGCTGAAGATCGCCGTATGGCGACGTTTCGCTGCACCATTCTGCGCGATATCGACATCAAGGGCGACCTGGCGATCGCGCATAAGAAGTTCGACGGCATGATCGCCCTGAGCGACGGAACGTTTGACGCGCTGAACTGGCAGACGATCTATATCTGCCGCCGCGTCGACGGGGTGTGGAAGATTGGTGGCTTTCTCGGCTATCTGCCCAATCCGATGGGGTCGGCCGTGCAGGCGGCGGCGCCGGCCATTCGGGCGCCGGAATCGAGCCAGCACGACACGGCGGGGCCCTATTCACCGGTTCTGGAAGTCACGCCATCGAAATTGGTGGTGATTTCGGGCCAGGTCGGCGTGGGTCGCGACGGCAAGCTGATCGAGACCGATTTTGCCGGGCAGGCGCGGGCGACGCTGGCCAATTGCGCCGCCCAGCTCGCTGCGGCCGGCTGCACCCTGGCCGACGTGTTCAAGGTCAATTGCTACGTCACCGACCTGGCCGATTGGCCGGCATTCAACGCCATCTATCGCGAGATCATGCCGGCGCCGCTGCCGGTGCGTACCACGGTGCAGGCCGGCTTGCTCGAAGACTTCCGTATTGAAATCGAAATGTGGGCCGCAAAGAAATGA
- a CDS encoding SDR family oxidoreductase, translating to MNPVIVSGRLKGKRALVTAGAQGIGRAIAERLAAEGAEVLATDLNAAALQNLTGDAIRTAAVDGTDAQALQLALGDKQFDILVNCIGWVHHGTLAETDYQQWRRSFQVNVDSAYHAISAVLPGMLERGQGSVITIASAASSVGGFPNRVAYGASKAALIGLTKALAADHVGQGVRFNAICPGTIDTPSLGERINATPDPAATRKAFIARQPMGRLGVASEIAALAAYLAADESAFMTGSSLVIDGGATV from the coding sequence ATGAACCCGGTAATTGTCAGTGGACGGCTGAAGGGCAAGCGGGCCCTGGTAACAGCGGGGGCGCAGGGGATCGGGCGGGCCATTGCCGAGCGGTTGGCCGCCGAGGGCGCCGAGGTCCTGGCGACCGACCTCAATGCGGCTGCGTTGCAAAATCTCACAGGTGACGCCATCCGCACGGCGGCAGTTGACGGCACCGATGCGCAGGCATTGCAATTGGCGCTGGGGGACAAGCAGTTCGACATCCTGGTCAATTGTATCGGCTGGGTGCATCACGGCACTCTGGCGGAGACCGATTACCAACAATGGCGGCGCTCGTTCCAGGTCAATGTCGATTCCGCCTATCACGCCATCAGTGCGGTGCTGCCCGGCATGCTGGAGCGCGGCCAGGGCAGCGTCATCACCATTGCCTCGGCGGCTTCATCGGTTGGCGGCTTCCCCAACCGGGTGGCCTATGGCGCCTCCAAAGCGGCGCTGATCGGCCTGACCAAGGCCCTGGCGGCGGATCACGTCGGCCAAGGGGTCCGCTTCAACGCGATCTGCCCCGGCACCATCGATACGCCATCGCTGGGCGAGCGGATCAATGCGACGCCCGATCCCGCAGCAACGCGCAAAGCCTTTATCGCGCGCCAGCCCATGGGCCGTCTCGGGGTCGCCTCCGAAATCGCGGCGCTGGCCGCCTACCTGGCCGCGGATGAAAGCGCCTTCATGACCGGCTCGTCCCTGGTTATCGACGGTGGAGCGACGGTCTGA
- a CDS encoding sugar ABC transporter permease — protein MIRKRLIVLFLAPASLIYGGLFLLPTLSTFYFSLFSWSGFGQEMTFIGLANYVRLFNDTVFWLSLRNTLAILFVGGFFIFGLAFLYTVLLTSGIWGKKFFRLVFFLPNVISVVALAGMWAYIYNPRSGLLNTTLATLGLTDAAKTLWTSPDNIFWAMLAALVWVFTGFFLILLMAGVDKIPTDAYEAADLEGASLWQKFWFITVPMLWDVMAISFVIWMINAIKMFEFPYAFGFLQVPQQLYTLGIYLYIMGFGQRDPIYQLGYATAIGVVMLVVTFILIVVVRGLLRREQLEF, from the coding sequence GTGATACGTAAACGGCTGATCGTTTTGTTCCTGGCCCCGGCCAGTCTGATCTATGGCGGGCTGTTTCTGCTCCCCACGCTATCGACCTTTTATTTCTCGCTGTTCTCCTGGTCGGGGTTCGGGCAGGAAATGACCTTTATCGGCCTCGCCAATTATGTCCGCCTGTTCAACGATACGGTGTTCTGGCTGAGCCTGCGCAACACGCTGGCCATCCTGTTCGTCGGCGGCTTCTTCATCTTCGGCCTGGCCTTCCTTTATACGGTGCTGCTGACCTCGGGCATTTGGGGCAAGAAGTTCTTCCGCCTGGTATTCTTCCTGCCCAATGTCATCTCGGTGGTCGCGCTGGCCGGCATGTGGGCCTACATCTACAACCCGCGCAGCGGCTTGCTGAACACCACGCTCGCCACGCTCGGTCTCACCGATGCCGCCAAGACCTTGTGGACCTCGCCCGACAATATCTTCTGGGCCATGCTGGCGGCGCTGGTCTGGGTGTTTACCGGTTTTTTCCTCATTCTGCTGATGGCCGGCGTGGACAAGATTCCCACTGACGCCTATGAGGCCGCCGATCTGGAAGGCGCCTCGCTGTGGCAGAAATTCTGGTTCATCACCGTGCCGATGCTCTGGGACGTGATGGCCATCTCTTTCGTCATCTGGATGATCAACGCCATCAAGATGTTCGAATTCCCCTATGCCTTCGGCTTCCTGCAGGTTCCCCAGCAGCTCTATACGCTCGGCATCTATCTCTACATCATGGGCTTCGGCCAGCGCGATCCGATCTACCAGCTTGGCTATGCCACGGCGATCGGCGTGGTCATGCTGGTGGTCACCTTCATTCTCATCGTTGTGGTGCGCGGGCTGCTGCGCCGCGAGCAGTTGGAGTTCTAG
- a CDS encoding ABC transporter substrate-binding protein: MHRTLLALGLGTALGTMAFGAIAQDDVNLVYWSLWNEPEPGANVMKSLIADFEAAHPGVTITPVWNGRQNQTTVRNAMAGGTQIDIMDSDMDGLKGGLAAAGALLPWNEQIAGPAPDGEEGTFGDLFYPHLLDMASNDDTLYQIPYMLYAYNIFYSQGALDNAGVEALPEDWDGFVAALEQVKASGVNAIAVESDIAFYNIKWFNYLIERIAGPDFLMRATEDPTGETWRDPAVLQAVEMELDLWARGLIPEESRGYQWPAGQQTIAFDETAVELVGSWLPVELADTVADEFEWGAIRFPSVEGGLGDVNHVEINSHSLAIMADTAHEAEAREFIQFVVSTPSQQRYATDAKIGVANRHAEWAPEVAAARKSLDEATLILSENHGVKAKYPDYSTNVYEALHNQVFLGSITPAEFVDQMVARTQEFWANRS, encoded by the coding sequence ATGCATAGAACTCTATTGGCCCTGGGCCTCGGCACCGCGCTTGGCACCATGGCCTTCGGTGCGATCGCCCAGGACGATGTGAACCTGGTTTACTGGTCGCTTTGGAACGAGCCGGAGCCCGGCGCCAATGTGATGAAATCGCTGATCGCCGATTTCGAGGCAGCCCATCCTGGCGTCACCATCACGCCCGTCTGGAACGGGCGCCAGAACCAGACCACGGTGCGCAACGCCATGGCCGGCGGCACCCAGATCGACATCATGGATTCGGACATGGATGGGCTCAAGGGCGGCCTCGCCGCTGCCGGCGCGCTGCTGCCCTGGAACGAGCAGATTGCCGGTCCGGCTCCCGATGGCGAAGAGGGCACGTTCGGCGACCTGTTCTACCCGCATCTGCTGGACATGGCGTCCAATGACGACACGCTCTACCAGATCCCCTACATGCTCTATGCCTATAACATCTTCTATAGCCAGGGCGCGCTGGACAATGCCGGCGTCGAGGCGTTGCCGGAAGATTGGGACGGCTTCGTCGCGGCCCTGGAACAGGTCAAGGCCAGCGGCGTGAACGCCATCGCCGTCGAAAGCGACATCGCCTTCTACAATATCAAGTGGTTCAACTACCTGATCGAGCGTATTGCCGGGCCCGATTTCCTGATGCGGGCCACCGAAGACCCGACCGGCGAAACCTGGCGCGACCCGGCAGTGCTCCAGGCCGTCGAGATGGAGCTCGACCTCTGGGCGCGCGGCCTCATCCCCGAGGAGAGCCGTGGCTATCAATGGCCGGCCGGCCAGCAGACCATCGCTTTTGACGAAACCGCCGTCGAGCTGGTCGGTTCGTGGCTGCCGGTGGAGCTTGCCGATACCGTGGCGGACGAATTCGAATGGGGCGCCATTCGCTTCCCCTCCGTTGAAGGCGGTCTCGGCGATGTCAATCACGTCGAAATCAACTCGCACAGCCTGGCCATCATGGCCGATACCGCCCACGAGGCCGAGGCCCGCGAATTCATTCAATTCGTCGTCTCGACGCCATCGCAGCAGCGCTACGCCACCGACGCCAAGATCGGCGTGGCCAATCGCCATGCCGAATGGGCGCCCGAAGTTGCCGCCGCGCGCAAGTCGCTCGACGAGGCAACCCTGATCCTGTCGGAAAACCATGGCGTCAAGGCCAAGTATCCGGACTATTCCACCAATGTCTACGAGGCCCTGCATAACCAGGTCTTCCTCGGCAGCATCACGCCGGCGGAGTTCGTTGACCAGATGGTTGCCCGCACCCAGGAATTCTGGGCCAATCGTTCCTAA
- a CDS encoding MurR/RpiR family transcriptional regulator → MSAREIRPDLLERLQIASETLANAELEVARTILADPDWVSRSSIKALAAKAGVSEPTVIRLARKLGCSGYSDFKLRLAEDLVVTRMFLSPDALVRNSQPASIAERMYEAATRTMTEAMAMLNEKAFENAVKLLSKARRVQCFGVGGSSAIMAQEAENRLFRLGVAVQACADPYKSRMIAAIMAPEDVLLCFSATGKPVSVIDSAEIARANGVKVIAVTPAGSALSEVADVTLAVSVFNDEVYFNLPSPTRYAQLYLLDCLAAAMAVELGPHSFQNLKNIRRTLSGLHGTMKFQPIGD, encoded by the coding sequence ATGTCCGCCCGCGAAATTCGCCCCGATCTGCTGGAGCGGTTGCAGATTGCCTCCGAGACGCTCGCCAATGCCGAGCTGGAAGTGGCGCGCACCATTCTGGCCGACCCCGATTGGGTCAGCCGATCGTCGATCAAGGCGCTGGCCGCCAAGGCCGGGGTCAGCGAGCCCACCGTCATCCGTCTGGCGCGCAAGCTGGGCTGTAGCGGCTATAGCGATTTCAAGCTGCGGCTGGCCGAGGATCTGGTGGTCACCCGCATGTTCCTGTCGCCCGATGCATTGGTGCGCAATTCACAGCCGGCCTCGATCGCCGAGCGCATGTATGAGGCAGCGACGCGGACGATGACCGAAGCCATGGCCATGCTTAATGAGAAGGCCTTCGAGAACGCGGTCAAATTGCTCTCCAAGGCCCGCCGCGTGCAATGTTTCGGCGTCGGCGGCAGTTCGGCGATCATGGCGCAGGAGGCCGAAAATCGCCTGTTCCGGCTCGGCGTCGCCGTCCAGGCCTGCGCCGATCCCTACAAGTCGCGCATGATCGCCGCCATCATGGCGCCCGAGGATGTGCTGCTGTGTTTTTCGGCGACCGGCAAGCCGGTTTCGGTGATCGACAGCGCTGAGATCGCCCGCGCCAATGGCGTCAAGGTCATTGCCGTGACCCCCGCCGGCAGCGCCCTGTCGGAAGTTGCCGACGTGACCTTGGCGGTCAGCGTTTTCAATGATGAAGTCTATTTCAACCTGCCGAGCCCGACACGCTACGCCCAGCTCTATCTGCTCGATTGCCTCGCGGCGGCGATGGCGGTCGAGCTCGGCCCGCATTCCTTCCAGAACCTCAAGAATATCCGCCGCACCCTGAGCGGCCTGCATGGCACCATGAAGTTCCAGCCGATCGGGGATTGA
- a CDS encoding carbohydrate ABC transporter permease: MANNSLQTAPARRISTLPGWVRRLPAYFLVWMWTAFTLAAIAYVLLSAVKSKREVLRSGWSLPQEFIWSNFATAWNVGRLGDYFLNSVMVVGGSVFAILLVSTPAAYVLARAKFPGRETATNIFVLGMGIPIPMLFIPIFGVLSFFRLTDSLTGLSLVFIAISIPVTIFLLTGFFASLPSELESAAVLEGCSDFQVFRHVMLPMAMPGVLTALILNLIWLWNEYQLSLVILNSPDNRTLPLGLYSLQNAMQYTGDWPGMFAGVTIVIIPTIIAYALLSEKMIAGMTMGAVK, translated from the coding sequence ATGGCCAACAATAGTCTTCAAACCGCACCTGCCCGCCGCATTTCCACGCTGCCCGGCTGGGTGCGCCGCCTGCCGGCCTATTTCCTCGTCTGGATGTGGACCGCCTTCACCCTGGCCGCCATTGCCTATGTTCTGCTGAGCGCCGTGAAGTCGAAGCGGGAAGTGCTGCGCTCGGGCTGGAGCCTGCCGCAGGAATTCATCTGGTCCAATTTCGCCACCGCCTGGAATGTCGGGCGGCTCGGCGATTATTTCCTGAATTCGGTAATGGTGGTGGGCGGCTCGGTCTTCGCCATCCTGCTGGTGTCGACGCCGGCCGCCTATGTGCTGGCCCGCGCCAAATTCCCCGGCCGCGAAACCGCCACCAATATCTTCGTGCTCGGCATGGGCATCCCCATCCCCATGCTGTTCATCCCGATTTTCGGCGTCCTGTCCTTCTTCCGGCTGACCGACAGCCTGACCGGGCTGAGCCTGGTCTTCATCGCCATCTCGATCCCCGTCACCATCTTCCTGTTGACCGGCTTCTTTGCCTCGCTGCCCTCCGAGCTGGAATCGGCCGCGGTGCTGGAAGGCTGTTCCGATTTCCAGGTCTTCCGCCATGTCATGCTGCCCATGGCCATGCCCGGCGTGCTGACGGCGCTGATCCTCAATCTCATCTGGCTGTGGAACGAGTACCAGCTCTCGCTGGTCATCCTCAACAGTCCCGACAATCGAACGCTGCCGCTCGGGCTCTATTCGCTGCAAAACGCCATGCAATATACCGGTGACTGGCCAGGCATGTTTGCCGGCGTCACCATCGTCATCATTCCCACTATAATCGCCTACGCGCTTCTCTCCGAGAAGATGATCGCCGGCATGACCATGGGCGCTGTAAAATGA
- a CDS encoding mandelate racemase/muconate lactonizing enzyme family protein, with the protein MSQSPKTIVELRFEEVIVPANPGSVNTPGHHKPLHMLPVGGKAAWSVQFDDLPKLILQLRLADGTVGWGEFYRDHNWATVSAVAENLLGRSIDDLPLQDLPIPLSREYDGFECAIWDAAAKSLQVPLHRLLGGAVRDKVKVGAWSSWRELDEMGPLAKSFQDQGFDCIKLKAGLDDDVVGWCRTIREHAPGMWVILDPNQRWENAGEARRRLQALDAIGNLLLIEDPIPRWMLQDYARLRTFTATPVVLHVSLPYVYQGQRSYDAINALAHGAVDGFNFNCGLAKFKELDAISSTANLPCWHGSEVDLGILEAMYVHQAAAAKSCTWPSDIFGRLIRSHDLLETPLCFEPPFVKVPEGPGLGVTPSPATISRFKTSENVFALKG; encoded by the coding sequence ATGAGCCAGTCACCAAAGACCATCGTTGAATTGCGTTTCGAAGAAGTCATCGTTCCCGCCAATCCCGGATCGGTCAACACGCCGGGGCATCACAAGCCGTTGCACATGTTGCCGGTCGGCGGCAAGGCGGCGTGGTCGGTGCAGTTCGACGATCTGCCCAAGCTCATCCTGCAATTGCGCCTGGCCGACGGGACCGTGGGCTGGGGCGAATTTTACCGCGACCACAATTGGGCCACCGTCAGTGCCGTGGCGGAAAACCTGCTGGGCCGGTCGATCGATGATTTGCCGTTGCAGGACCTGCCAATTCCGCTGTCGCGCGAATATGACGGCTTCGAATGCGCCATCTGGGATGCCGCCGCCAAATCGCTGCAAGTGCCCTTGCATCGCCTGCTCGGCGGCGCGGTGCGCGACAAGGTCAAGGTCGGGGCCTGGAGCAGCTGGCGCGAGCTGGACGAAATGGGACCGCTGGCCAAATCGTTCCAGGATCAAGGTTTTGACTGTATCAAGCTCAAGGCCGGACTGGACGATGACGTGGTCGGCTGGTGCCGCACCATCCGCGAGCATGCGCCGGGCATGTGGGTGATCCTCGATCCCAACCAGCGCTGGGAAAATGCCGGCGAGGCGCGGCGCCGGCTGCAGGCGCTTGACGCCATCGGCAATCTGCTGCTGATCGAGGACCCGATCCCGCGCTGGATGCTGCAGGATTATGCGCGCCTGCGCACATTCACCGCCACCCCGGTCGTGCTGCATGTCTCGCTGCCCTATGTCTATCAGGGTCAGCGCTCCTATGACGCCATCAACGCCCTGGCCCATGGCGCGGTCGATGGCTTCAATTTCAATTGCGGCCTGGCCAAGTTCAAGGAGCTCGATGCTATTTCGAGCACTGCCAACCTGCCGTGCTGGCACGGTTCGGAAGTCGATCTCGGCATTCTGGAGGCGATGTATGTGCATCAGGCGGCGGCGGCGAAGAGCTGCACCTGGCCGTCCGACATTTTCGGCCGGCTGATCCGCTCGCACGACCTGCTGGAAACCCCGCTCTGTTTCGAGCCGCCCTTCGTGAAGGTGCCCGAGGGCCCGGGATTGGGCGTGACGCCATCGCCAGCCACCATTTCCCGTTTCAAGACCTCCGAAAATGTCTTCGCGCTGAAAGGCTGA
- a CDS encoding SDR family oxidoreductase — protein sequence MIDCVVVTGAAGDVGRALVALFLERGKAVVGWDIDPARLAENDALFPDRYASVGVDICDADAVRDAYAQTCNPGRHVDVLINNAGAVTAPRLAETGEREWTRDIEINLNGAFRCLKAVQPAMAARGGGTVINVASVNGVAMYGYPGYSAAKAGLIGLTKFAATEYGPAGIRVNAIMPGTVRTKAWDERLAANPAILDNVKKYYSLRDVCSPVDIAELAWFLAYGPSRMITGAVIPIDGGLTAGIGRVAGEFCGVEF from the coding sequence ATGATCGATTGTGTGGTCGTCACCGGCGCGGCCGGCGATGTCGGGCGCGCGCTGGTCGCCCTGTTTCTCGAACGCGGCAAGGCGGTCGTCGGCTGGGATATCGACCCGGCCCGCCTGGCGGAAAACGACGCGCTGTTTCCGGACCGCTATGCCTCGGTCGGCGTCGATATCTGCGATGCCGATGCGGTGCGGGACGCCTATGCGCAGACCTGCAATCCCGGTCGCCATGTCGATGTGCTGATCAACAATGCCGGCGCCGTGACCGCCCCTCGCTTGGCCGAGACCGGCGAGCGCGAATGGACCCGCGACATAGAGATCAATCTCAACGGCGCCTTCCGCTGCCTCAAGGCGGTGCAGCCGGCCATGGCCGCCAGGGGCGGCGGCACGGTGATCAATGTCGCCTCGGTCAATGGCGTCGCCATGTACGGCTATCCGGGCTATAGCGCCGCCAAGGCCGGTCTTATCGGGCTGACCAAATTTGCCGCCACCGAATATGGCCCGGCCGGCATTCGCGTCAACGCCATCATGCCGGGCACGGTGCGGACCAAGGCCTGGGACGAGCGGCTGGCCGCCAATCCCGCAATCCTCGACAACGTCAAGAAATATTACTCGTTGCGCGACGTCTGTTCGCCAGTCGATATTGCCGAACTGGCATGGTTCCTCGCCTATGGCCCATCGCGTATGATCACCGGCGCGGTCATTCCGATCGATGGCGGCCTGACGGCCGGTATCGGCCGGGTGGCCGGGGAATTTTGCGGCGTGGAGTTCTGA
- a CDS encoding creatininase family protein: MGRKEMKWEDLTTVEIDALDRTIPVFLNIAAIEQHGPHLPLATDALIGNHLLDRLDAALNSQVLVLPQVKVCCSRHHLDFTGTLSVTHVTFLAYVSELLQTVVDAGFKRIVVVNSHGGNQAIGQVLVEQFGANNPDATIALATWWTLARKALGEISESGPFGVGHACEFETSLIQLIAPEKVRAPVPSGTHYVHTYDWAEGDMLRGAGGSTYRSMKQISGGSGVVGDPSHASAEKGQRISDAVLEQLVALARSLAPGLEVKR, encoded by the coding sequence GTGGGCCGCAAAGAAATGAAGTGGGAAGACCTGACCACCGTCGAGATCGACGCCCTGGACCGCACCATCCCGGTGTTCCTCAATATCGCCGCGATCGAGCAGCACGGGCCGCATTTGCCGCTCGCCACCGATGCGCTGATCGGCAATCATCTGCTCGATCGGCTGGATGCGGCGCTGAACAGCCAGGTGCTGGTGCTGCCGCAGGTCAAAGTGTGCTGCTCGCGCCATCATCTGGATTTCACCGGCACGCTGAGCGTCACCCATGTGACTTTCCTGGCCTATGTGTCGGAATTGCTGCAAACCGTGGTCGATGCCGGGTTCAAGCGCATTGTCGTGGTCAATAGCCATGGCGGCAATCAGGCCATCGGCCAGGTGCTCGTGGAACAGTTCGGCGCCAATAATCCAGACGCCACCATCGCCCTGGCGACATGGTGGACGCTGGCGCGCAAGGCTCTCGGCGAGATTTCCGAATCCGGGCCGTTCGGCGTCGGCCATGCCTGTGAATTCGAGACTTCGCTGATCCAGCTGATCGCGCCGGAAAAGGTGCGCGCTCCGGTGCCTTCCGGCACCCATTATGTCCACACCTATGATTGGGCCGAAGGCGATATGTTGCGCGGAGCCGGCGGCAGCACCTATCGTTCGATGAAGCAAATTTCGGGCGGCAGCGGCGTGGTTGGCGATCCTTCCCATGCGTCGGCCGAGAAGGGCCAGCGCATCAGCGATGCGGTGCTGGAGCAATTGGTTGCGCTGGCCAGGAGCCTGGCGCCCGGTCTGGAGGTAAAGCGATGA